CCCAATACTATACAATTCCGGGAGGGCTTCCATGGATGATTTGTTAAATAACTATGCTGCTTTATATGAGGCATCTGTAGACAGGAAGATAAACGGCGGCGATGAACAAAGGGCCGTTTATAATCCGGTGATATTTTTGTTCGTCGGAGACAAAATATCAGATTCTATAAACTCAATAAAAAATGAGATCGACGTCAAGTGGAATAACAGCAACGGTGTGCTGTATTTTCATATATACAGAGCAGCACCTGTTGAAGACAGCAGCCTGTTTCGCATGGGTATACCCCTTGAGTCCTCCGATTTACACAAATACAGGAAGTCACTGTACAGGGGATTTTATGATAATGAGAGCCTCCTTATAGAGTTTAATCAAAAGATAAGGCAAGCCAAGGCCAGGCTTCAGCAATACGGGAGGATGTACTCAAGCTTTGAAAAAGTAAATCTTTGTGTAATTACAAGGGTGGATGACCCTTTGAATGTATTAATTCCTGAAATAACCCTGCTTTTTAAATCAAAGCTCTATGATGATTTTAAAATGGTGAGCGCCGACCTGTACGGACTTATAGCCGAAAGCAATGAGAATGATGACTTTGGATATGCGTCAGCCATATCTGTGGCTTTTTTCAAGGAGATAGAATATTTTCAGGGAAGGGAATATTCTTTTAAGGCACCCCTGGAGGTTTTAAATGAAGGAGTAAGGCTGGATATAACAAATGGAAATGCGCCGGTCTTCGACCTTATATACCTCCTTGGCGACAAGAATGAAGACGGTATAATTCCCCCAAAAGCCATGGAGAGAAATTACAGGGCAATATCCTACATTTGCCTTTTAAAGAATAAAATCATAAGCCCTGCGGGAAATGAACCGGACAATGAACAATATAATAATGAATATTTTAAAAAGAGCATTTCTGCCGGCGGAAAGGGACAGGTATATGCAAGCGCCGGCATATCATGGGTTAAGCGTCCAAACAGTGCAATAGCCCTTGCGGTTTTATATCATTACTACAGACATTATATGGATAGGCTTAAGGAAAATACAAACAAGAATTTACAGGATACTTTAAGAATTTTAAGGCTGGACGAAGCCTCGCTGGATATGAAGACAGGCGAAGTCATTCCAGAGGATGGCATACAGGACGGTATGATGGCTATTATGTCTTTAAATGTATCACCTTCCGCCCTTGAAGGAATGACATTCCAGGAAGCCGAAGTAAAGATCTACGGAGACAGCTGCATGAGATATTTCAATGAGAATTTTGAGAAGGCTTCATTTAAAAGACTGGAGGATATAAAGCTTGAGGGTGAAATAAATGCACACATAGAGAAAAATATAGTTAACAGTCATGAATACGGACTGTATTGCGGATATATGTGGACCTCAAAGGATATAGTATCCGAAGCGTTGAGCGATGTATATAAAGATATTCAAAAGAAAATTGACAGGCTTCAGGCCGAGCTTAAGGATGTATACAGCCAGAGGGTTGTATTGAGTCCTGTGCACAAGCTGTTTTTCTATAAAAAGCAAGGGTTAATGGATATAAAAAGAAAGCTTATTGAGGATGTATATATACGCAAAAGAGAAATAGCAAGCCTTATGATAAAACAAAGGATAGTATTAAAATACGAGGCTGCCATAGAAAAAATACACCGGGAGATTGAAAAGAAAATATATGAATTGGAAAGCCTTGAATCTCTCATAGTTGATGCTTCAAGGAAAAACATTGCGGCAGCCGACAGTTATCTTGGACAGAATATAAATGAATATTACGGAAAGATCGTAGATGATGTTGTTGAAGATCTTTCAAACAAATGGGGCTCAAAATTCTATTTTGACGAAAGGTTTGCAGGATACCCGGAAAGTGCAGAAATGCTCCTTAAAAGACTTATCGAAAACTCCAAAAAGTATATACTGGACAGCCCCAAATTTATGGAGCCATTTGAAGAGGAGCTTTTACACAGGGCCAATATATCTTCAGAGTATGGAGAAAAGGTATTGTCTGAAGAAGAACTTTTTAAAAACCTGTACAGCATACTTGAAAGGGATGCCAGGGTGAGTACATATATAATGGAATATTCTGCTAAACACAGGCACGAAGAAAAATACTTTTTCGGAGACTATTACAGCCTCTTTATACAATATGGATTTAAGATAGACCAAAAAACCAGGACCTACAGGCTGGGATGTGTCCACGAAAAGAGGACCAGCGGAATTGAAAAATTAAACCTCATGGGAGGTTTTACTATAGAAAGCCTGGTGTATGCCAGGAACTCTGCTAAATATTATAATACATATGAAAAGGAAGGGTTCGAGCTCCACGGCATTGACAAAGAGCTTCTGCCCGATGTTGAGTTTAATATATAATTATATATAGTGTACCTGCAAGTTTTTAATGCTCGATGCGCCTTAAATGGCCCTGACCTTGTTTTAAGTTTTAAAAATGGGTCATTTTAAAAGCAAAGAGCACAAAAACTTGCAGGTGCTGCTAAAAGATCTTTCAATTAGAAATACTTTTGTTTTCAAAGGTGGTGGTTGTGTTGGGCAGAAAAGTGAACATGCTCATGGCAGCATTAAGTTTAACCGGCGGTATAATAGGCTTTATTGTGGGGGAAGTGATGATTTCAAAGCTCCTTTATTCAATTCCCCACAGCCTCCTTATGGGGCTTTATTTCGGACAGATGTCTTTTTTTGTGGGGCTTATGTGCCTAATTGCAGAGATAATCTCCCCCATATTAAATGGGCCTGCCTGGAGGAGAATGTATACCTTAAGCTCATGGAAGTTTTTAGTGCCCTGCACCCTTGTAATGCTTTTTATAGCAGGCATGGTGCTCCAATTTGTATATGGGCTGAACTTCAGAGGCTCAAGAAAAATCAACGATGTGGTAATCCTTATGGATACATCACAGAGCATGGAGGGTACGGATCCTCAAAACTTAAGGTTTAAGGCTGTTAAAAACCTTATAGACAGCATGAATACAGACAACAGGGTATCGGTATTTGTATTTAATGACGAGGTTGTAAATGTGCAGCCCATGGCTGCCATAACCGACGGCTTAAAGAGGGATATCCCGGGTAAACTCCAGGAATATGACGTACCTTATGGCATGACAAATATAAAAGGCGCTTTAACTTATGCTTCAGAGCATATAAAACAAAATGAAATGCCCGGAAGATCGGCCATGGTCATATTAATTTCCGACGGAGGAGATACTTACTCCCTGGCAGATTTCTACCAAGAGACCATAGCTCCATATAAATCCGGCTATATTCCTGTTTTTACCGTAGGAATGGAAGGCAGCGACCAGGACATGCTTGTCAGAATATCGGAAGATACAGGGGGGAAATATTATAGCGTAGAAAACGTGGAAGGCCTGGATACCGCATTTACAAAAATATACCGCGAAAGGGATCTAAGGCTGCTGGTAGGCGAAAGAAACGGCAGGACCTCATCCAGTATGGTATATGGTATTATGAGAGTGGTATTTTTAATTATCATAGGTGTGGCAGTAGGTTTTGCCGTAGGCCTTATATTTGATAACCGGTACCTTGCAAAAGGGCTTTCCATAGGAGGAGCTGTTTCAGGCCTTATGGCAGGTTTGATACTGGAAATAGGATATAAAACGGCTCCCTGGCTGCAATACATAATAAGGATCCCTGCCGTTATAATTCTGTCCTGTGTCTTTACATTTTTCACTTTTCTTGTAAAGCAGGAAGGAAGCGGCAATTTCTACAGAAAAAGCAGCAGCAAGCAACCTCCAGGCAGCACCAACCTGCCCGGCAGCGGAGCCGGCCATGGCAAGAAAAGCTTTTAGGAGGAATGATGATGAGATACAGGGAGCAGGCTTCTTTTGAGCAGATAAGAGATATTAACTGTGTAATAGACGGGGATAACTGTATACTTAGCTGGCTGTGGCCCCGGGGTATCGATTCGGTATACATATGCCGTACTGCTGAGGATGAAAAGATAGACATAGACAAGGTGACAAAAGAAAACTCAAAGCTTTATACAAAAAACGAGTATATGGAGTATAACGGATATCATGAAAGGATAGAGGGTATAGGAAGATATACATATACCCTCTATCCAATGGTCAGGGAAGATGGTGAATTATATCTTATCGACCAGGACGGCATCAATAATAAAATAAGCGTAAGGACCGGGAAAATACATATAGTCTATTCCGTAAAAGAACGCAAAAAGCTGTTTACAGATAAAAAAACCGTAAGGATAACAGTTTGCCCGGAGGCGCCTGTTGATAAGGATGCCATCTGCTATGTAAAAAAGTCGGGATCATATCCTCAAAACTCCAGTGACGGAATAGTATTTCCTTTCATACAGGATTTTACCGCAGGCGAAAATATTATGCCTGAAATAGAGATGGATAAAAACGAGTATGTCAGATTATTTCTTACAGACAGCAGCATAAACGTCGGATTATATGAGCTTATTGGCAGATAGGAGGAAAATATTATGGGTATTTTTGATTTTTTCAAGTCAAAACAGAAGACGGTAAGGCCGGAGTTTTTTGACATTGTATGCCCTTTTTGTTTTGAAAAATACAGCCCGGATAAAGCAGTGTTCAGGGCAGCCCACTACAAAGAGGATGACGAGGAGTTTCAGCTCCAGGAAGATGAAAATTTAAATGCCTACAGGGCAAAGTTCGACTTGGGACCTCTGCCGGACATGGAAGCGGTTATTTATCCCGAAAGGATTCCCGACGAATATAAAAAGTATGTAGACGGAGTATTGGTTGAGGTAGTAGACAGGTATGGAATTGCTTCTAAAAAAAGGCTCTGCCCTTCCTGCCATAATGAACTTCCCTTAACAGCCGGAAAAGTACCGGGGAATATAATTTCCATTATCGGTGCTTCCCAGGTAGGGAAATCCGTCTATATGACTTCATTAATTCATACGCTGCAGAATTTTACCGCAAACAATTTCAATGCCGCCTGCTTACCGGTAAGCGTTGAAGTAAGCAGAAGGTTCAGGGAATTATATGAAGACCCTATCTACGACAGGGGGGAACTTTTAACCTCTACGCGGAAGACGGCAAAACAGGAGCCCTTAATGTTCCAGTTCAAATTCAAGGATGAATCTAAGGACCCTGTGACACTGGTGTTTTTCGACGTGGCAGGCGAAGGAATGGTAGAGAGGGATTACCTTGATATATTTGCAGCTCACATTAAAAATTCCTCAGGGATGATGTTCCTGGTAGATCCGCTGCAGATGAGGACAATAAGGAA
This genomic window from Oxobacter pfennigii contains:
- a CDS encoding TRAFAC clade GTPase domain-containing protein, encoding MGIFDFFKSKQKTVRPEFFDIVCPFCFEKYSPDKAVFRAAHYKEDDEEFQLQEDENLNAYRAKFDLGPLPDMEAVIYPERIPDEYKKYVDGVLVEVVDRYGIASKKRLCPSCHNELPLTAGKVPGNIISIIGASQVGKSVYMTSLIHTLQNFTANNFNAACLPVSVEVSRRFRELYEDPIYDRGELLTSTRKTAKQEPLMFQFKFKDESKDPVTLVFFDVAGEGMVERDYLDIFAAHIKNSSGMMFLVDPLQMRTIRNKISIRREDAPGDFTSKYDEPREVIISLFENFIGNQEKGKTDIPTAVVLTKSDTLKVLCGDDYIKENSNIFYNAAHKGTFDLTEFENINGEVKRFIDKVDRAFTDAMEVHFTNTAYFAVSALGSDPVDQKIQGTVSPVRVDEPFLWLLYRLKVIEGSRAK
- a CDS encoding vWA domain-containing protein, which gives rise to MGRKVNMLMAALSLTGGIIGFIVGEVMISKLLYSIPHSLLMGLYFGQMSFFVGLMCLIAEIISPILNGPAWRRMYTLSSWKFLVPCTLVMLFIAGMVLQFVYGLNFRGSRKINDVVILMDTSQSMEGTDPQNLRFKAVKNLIDSMNTDNRVSVFVFNDEVVNVQPMAAITDGLKRDIPGKLQEYDVPYGMTNIKGALTYASEHIKQNEMPGRSAMVILISDGGDTYSLADFYQETIAPYKSGYIPVFTVGMEGSDQDMLVRISEDTGGKYYSVENVEGLDTAFTKIYRERDLRLLVGERNGRTSSSMVYGIMRVVFLIIIGVAVGFAVGLIFDNRYLAKGLSIGGAVSGLMAGLILEIGYKTAPWLQYIIRIPAVIILSCVFTFFTFLVKQEGSGNFYRKSSSKQPPGSTNLPGSGAGHGKKSF